AAGGAAGTTGGACTCGATGTGGATAAGTTCGCACCGCGTTTGTCCTTCTTCTGGGGTATTTCCATGAATACCTTCATGGAAATTGCCAAGCTGCGTGCTGGTCGCCTCCTGTGGAGCGAGTTGGTGGCGAAGTTCGATCCGAAGAACCCGAAGTCTCAATCGCTTCGTACCCACTCTCAAACCTCCGGTTGGTCGCTGACGGCTCAGGACGTCTACAACAACGTTCCCCGTACCGCCATCGAAGCAATGGCTGCTACCCAGGGCCACACCCAGTCGCTGCACACCAACGCACTCGACGAGGCACTGGCGCTGCCCACCGACTTCTCGGCACGCATTGCCCGTAACACCCAGTTGCTCCTGCAGCAGGAATCCGGCACTGTTCGCCCGGTTGATCCCTGGGCTGGTTCCTACTACATCGAGTGGCTTACCGAGCAGCTCGCAGAGCGTGCCCGCAAGCACATCGAAGAGGTGGAGGAAGCCGGTGGTATGGCTCAGGCCACCATCGAAGGCATTCCGAAGCTGCGCATTGAAGAGTCCGCCGCACGCACCCAGGCTCGTATCGATTCCGGCCGCCAGGCTTTGATCGGTGTGAATAAGTACGTGGTGGAAGAAGACCAAGAGATTGAAGTGCTCAAGGTTGAAAACACCAAGGTGCGTGCCGAACAGATTGCCAAGCTGGAAAAGCTGCGCGCTGAGCGTGACGAAGATGCCGTGCAAAAGGCATTGAATGCACTGACCGAGGCTGCTCGCAACGAGAATAAAGAGCCCGGCGATCTCGAGCAGAACCTGCTCAAGCTTTCGGTGGACGCTGCTCGCGCAAAGGCCACCGTGGGCGAGATTTCCGATGCTCTGGAAAAGGTCTTCGGCCGCCACGAGGCTGAGATTCGCACCCTTTCCGGTGTGTACAAGGAAGAAGTTGGCAAGGAGGGCAAAGTGGGCAACGTCGAGCGTGCCATCGCTATGGCTGATGCCTTCGAGCAAGAAGAAGGTCGCCGCCCCCGCATCTACATTGCAAAGATGGGTCAAGACGGCCACGACCGTGGACAAAAAGTGGTCGCCTCTGCCTACGCAGACCTTGGCATGGACGTGGATGTCGGACCGCTGTTCCAGACCCCGGCAGAAGCTGCTCAGGCGGCCGTGGATGCCGACGTGCACGTCGTGGGTGTGTCTTCGCTCGCCGCAGGTCACCTCACCTTGGTCCCAGCACTCAAGGAAGAGCTGGCCAAGCTCGGACGTGAAGACATCATGATCGTTGTGGGCGGCGTGATTCCTCCCGGCGATTTCCAGGAGCTTTACGACGACGGCGCGGTTGCCATCTACCCGCCCGGATCCGTCATTGCCGATTCCGCTATCGACATGATGAATAAGCTCGCTGCCCAGCTCGGCATTGATCTGCCCGAGCCAGAGCAAGCCTAGGGCACAACGAGGCAGCATGAAGTAAATGCGCTCCGTGAAAACGGGGCGCATTTCCTATTTCAGAAACTCCCGCTGTGTTGCACAATGGAAAGCGGAATATAGAAAGGATTGCGATGTCGGATTCCAATGAATTTCTCGAACACCACCTTGGCTCTTTGATGACCACCGCTGGCACTGATCTAGGCGAAGTCACCGCTGTAGCCCCCGAGGTGGTGAAGCGGGCTCGAAGAAGGATCGACGTGGACGAGCTCTTCGAGGGCGTGCGGGCCGGCAATCGCACCTTGATGTCTCGCGCTATTACCTTATTGGAATCCACCGCAGCCGCCCACAGGGTGCTCGCACAGGAACTGCTCGTGCGGCTCTTGCCCTTTAGCGGCAATGCGCTGCGTGTAGGCATTACCGGCGTGCCCGGGGTGGGGAAGTCCACCTTTATCGAGGCCTTAGGTATGCACCTGATCGGCGAAGGCAAAAAGGTGGCGGTGTTGGCCGTGGATCCTTCTTCTACACGCACCCGCGGATCCATTTTGGGCGATAAGACCCGCATGGCCAAGCTCGCGCGCGAGGACGATGCCTTTATCCGGCCTTCGCCTTCAGCCGGAACGCTTGGTGGTGTGGCAAAGGCTACCCGCGAATCGATGGTGGTATTCGAGGCCGCTGGCTTTGATGTGATCCTGGTAGAAACCGTGGGCGTGGGCCAGTCTGAGGTGGCTGTATCGCAGATGGTGGATTGCTTTACCTTCCTGGCATTGGCCGGCGCTGGCGACCAGTTGCAAGGCATTAAAAAGGGTGTGCTTGAGATGGCCGATCTGGTGGCCATTAATAAAGCCGATGGCCCGAACCTAAAAAACGCCAAGCGCGCAGCAAGGGAGCTGGGTGCTGCCATGCGGATGGTGCGCCAAGAAGATGAGCTGTGGCATCCGCCAACAATGACGATGTCTGCAGTGGAGCATCAGGGTGTAGATGAGTTTTGGAACCACGTACTCGAACACCACCAGGTGATGCTCGAATCTGGCCGCTTTGAACACAACCGCCGCGAACAGCAGGTGCAGTGGATGTGGTCGATGGTGCATGAGACGCTGTTGCAGCGTTTGAACACTAAACCGAAGGTGCAGGAGGTTCGCCAACTGGTGGAATCTCAACTGCGCGATGCCCACATCACGCCAACGCTGGCCGCTGAGCGTGTGTTGCAAGCCTTTGATGCACCTGAAGCTGAATAGATAGAGCAAAACACCGGAGACCTTTGCAGTCTCCGGTGTTTTTCGTTGTGCCCGAGGGGGGACTTGAACCCCCACGTCCATTAGTAGGACACTAGCACCTCAAGCTAGCGCGTCTGCCATTCCGCCACCCGGGCAGGGTGTGAAGCTTCAGCCTTTCGGCTGGGCACCTGCATTACTATAGGGTGCCTGATTGATCTAGACAAATTGCCTGCTCAAAGCATGAAAATGGTCAGGGTTTTGGAATGGGTGCCGTGCACGTTGCACGCATGGGTGAGCCAGGCCAAAGCGTGGGCAAGGAGGTAGTAATCGTCACAATAATCAGGTAGAAAAGGGGCTATGACTTCTTATGACGATCCACGATTCCCCGGCCCAGACCCTTATGCTCCGCTGAAAGATTTGCCGAGCTTCCCGCTGCACAGCGATGACTTCAATGATGGAGACAAGCTCCCAGAATCGCTCACGGCCGACCATAACGAGAACCCGCACCTGCGCTGGTCTGATCTTCCAGAGGGCACCAAGTCTTTGGCCATCACCTGTTTTGATCCAGATGCACCCACTGTCGCAGGGTTCTGGCACTGGGCTGTGTTGAATATTCCGGTAGAAGTAAGCGAGCTTCCTCACGGCAAGGCAGCCGAGGTGCTTGCTCAGTACAGCCAGGTGCTCACCCTCGCCGGCGATTCCGGCACGAAGGGTTACTATGGCGCCCAACCTCCGGCCGGCCATGGCCCGCACCGCTACCTTTTCGCGGTACACGCCGTGGACACCGAAGTGCTTGAGGTAGAAGAAGACAACACCCCCACGGTGTTGGGCTTCAATCTCTATTTCCATTCCCTGGGACGCGCAATTACCTGGGGTTGGTTCGAGAATGAGTAATGCCCTCAGAGTCGGTGGCGCCTTCGTTGCCGTAGGCGCGGCCCTCTTTTTGCTCACGCTGGTCCAGGTGCTCGTGCAGGGCTGGATGGTGCCATTTCCCGTAACCTGGTCGTTTATCGCCATCGTGCTCGCTGCCGGGTTCTTGGGTGCATTCGCTACCACCGATAAGCGCCAGCCCGGTTCCAGGGCACAAGTAAGCGCCCTTGCCTTAGCCGTAGGTCTGGTGTTTTTGGGGCGTTTGCTGCCTCAAGAGCCGTTGATGATCTGGCAGCAGTACTGGCTTCCCGCCTATGGTCTTGCCGCCATCGCCTGCGGTCTGGTGATCCGCCGCAGCACGCTTCGCTAGATCTGCCAGCCAAATACTGCAACGCCCCCGCTTAGATAACTAGCGGGGGCGTTGCTGTGCGCTTAGTCCTGGTCAATCCAGGGCAACTCGCTGCCAACTGCCTGAGCAATATTGTCAAGGCCATGTGCGCGTAGTTGCTCTGCGATGCCGAGGTGAATATCGCGGATCCAGTCCGGGCCACCGTAGATCATGCCGGTATAACCCTGCAGCAGCGTTGCCCCTGCAGCAATGCGCTCCCACGCCTGCTGCGGGGTGCTGATGCCACCTACACCAATGAGCACCAAATCCTCGCCCACACGGGCATAGAGGCGGCGAAGTACCTCAAGGGCGCGCTCTGCTACCGGCGGGCCAGAGATTCCGCCTGCGCCCATAGCCTCAACTTCTTTAGCATCGGTTTCTAGCCCTTCACGGCTAATCGTGGTGTTGGTGGCAACAATGCCGGCTAATCCCAGCTCGAGGGCAAGATCTGCCACGGCATCGACGTCTTCATCGCTTAAGTCCGGGGCGATTTTTACTAGCACGGGAGAGCTCGTGGCTTCTTGTACCGCCTGCAAAATCGGGCGCAAAGAACTCACGGCCTGTAAATCCCTAAGGCCAGGGGTGTTGGGGGAAGAGACATTGACCACCACATAGTCTGCAAGATTGCCAAGCAGTGATGCGGAGCGTTGATAATCGGCCACCGCATCTTCTGGGGCTACTACCTTGGTTTTGCCAATGTTGATGCCCACCACATCGCTGGCTGCGCGACGCCGCAGGTTGCCGGCAACTTCAGCGGCACCGACGTTGTTAAAGCCCATCCGGTTCAAAATAGCTTTGTCTTTTGGCAGGCGGAATAACCGGGGCGTGGGGTTACCTGGTTGGGGAGAAGCCGTAACGGTGCCGAGTTCTGCATAGCCGAAGCCGATGGCAGCCCAAGCATTTGGGGCTTCGCCGTTTTTATCAAAGCCAGCGGCAAGGCCTAGGGGGCGCTCGAAACGCACGCCGAAGACTTCCTGGCTCAGGATCTCATCGCGAACCGGCAAGACCTTGTGCAGCAGCCCCCTTAAGGGCGAGGCGCTTTGGACGGCTCCCATTCCCGTGGAGACGATGCCGTGGATCTGTTCGGGAGACATACGGAACATGCCCTTGAGCAGAAGACCGTAGGTTTTTTTGCGTAAGGGGTGGGATTCAACCATGGCAATGCAGACTTTCTCGTGAGCGAGGTGGCAAAAAGGAGGCGGTTATTTAAAGGATTTGCAATCCGGCACCAGAAGATGAACCAGCAACAGCAACACCATTATCAAGCACCACCAAACTGGTGGCATCGGCTACAGCATTGGCCTCGCGCTGCAGCTCTAGGGTGCCGCTTTGCGGCGAGTACACCATTACCTTGTTCTCGGCGGTAGCAATGGTCCAGGCCTGTTGATGCTTCTTATCCCAAGCCACAGCCCAGGGGCTATCGGGAGTGGGGATGGTCTGGTGCAGGCGAATGATCTCTTCTGCGCTATACAGTGCAAGCTGATCTCCGACGGTATCGCTGGCCAGCAATACGCCCTTGGTGCCCGCAGCGATCTGGCCTACGCCTGAACCAACGCGCAAAATGGGGCCTTGCTTATTGTCTTGCCAGTGCACATCTTGGATGATGGAGTACTCGCGATTAATGCGCACCACCGCATCGGGGGAATCGCCGTTTTCCACCACGATCATCTGATCGGTGGTTTTTTCCACCCCAACGCTTTTTGGGTCCTCGCCTTGGCGGTAGATCCAGATCTCTGCTTGTTGATCATCGCCGGTGATCAAGGTGCCATCGGAGGTTTGTACCGCCACGGTGGCAGGGTGCTCGAGCTTTTTGGTATCGACCTGGCCTTCTGGGGAGATGATTTTTACTT
This window of the Corynebacterium pseudopelargi genome carries:
- the scpA gene encoding methylmalonyl-CoA mutase, producing the protein MTKIPNFADYSASAESQDAGDAQALREQVWTTPEGIDVPRVFTRDDRDDTVDAEQLDSFPGMPPFMRGPYPTMYTNQPWTIRQYAGFSTAAESNAFYRRNLAAGQKGLSVAFDLATHRGYDSDNERVVGDVGMAGVAIDSILDMRQLFEGIDLGAVSVSMTMNGAVLPILALYIVAAEEQGVAPEQLAGTIQNDILKEFMVRNTYIYPPKPSMRIISNIFEYTSMKMPRFNSISISGYHIQEAGATADLELAYTLADGIEYIRAGKEVGLDVDKFAPRLSFFWGISMNTFMEIAKLRAGRLLWSELVAKFDPKNPKSQSLRTHSQTSGWSLTAQDVYNNVPRTAIEAMAATQGHTQSLHTNALDEALALPTDFSARIARNTQLLLQQESGTVRPVDPWAGSYYIEWLTEQLAERARKHIEEVEEAGGMAQATIEGIPKLRIEESAARTQARIDSGRQALIGVNKYVVEEDQEIEVLKVENTKVRAEQIAKLEKLRAERDEDAVQKALNALTEAARNENKEPGDLEQNLLKLSVDAARAKATVGEISDALEKVFGRHEAEIRTLSGVYKEEVGKEGKVGNVERAIAMADAFEQEEGRRPRIYIAKMGQDGHDRGQKVVASAYADLGMDVDVGPLFQTPAEAAQAAVDADVHVVGVSSLAAGHLTLVPALKEELAKLGREDIMIVVGGVIPPGDFQELYDDGAVAIYPPGSVIADSAIDMMNKLAAQLGIDLPEPEQA
- the meaB gene encoding methylmalonyl Co-A mutase-associated GTPase MeaB, which produces MSDSNEFLEHHLGSLMTTAGTDLGEVTAVAPEVVKRARRRIDVDELFEGVRAGNRTLMSRAITLLESTAAAHRVLAQELLVRLLPFSGNALRVGITGVPGVGKSTFIEALGMHLIGEGKKVAVLAVDPSSTRTRGSILGDKTRMAKLAREDDAFIRPSPSAGTLGGVAKATRESMVVFEAAGFDVILVETVGVGQSEVAVSQMVDCFTFLALAGAGDQLQGIKKGVLEMADLVAINKADGPNLKNAKRAARELGAAMRMVRQEDELWHPPTMTMSAVEHQGVDEFWNHVLEHHQVMLESGRFEHNRREQQVQWMWSMVHETLLQRLNTKPKVQEVRQLVESQLRDAHITPTLAAERVLQAFDAPEAE
- a CDS encoding YbhB/YbcL family Raf kinase inhibitor-like protein, producing the protein MTSYDDPRFPGPDPYAPLKDLPSFPLHSDDFNDGDKLPESLTADHNENPHLRWSDLPEGTKSLAITCFDPDAPTVAGFWHWAVLNIPVEVSELPHGKAAEVLAQYSQVLTLAGDSGTKGYYGAQPPAGHGPHRYLFAVHAVDTEVLEVEEDNTPTVLGFNLYFHSLGRAITWGWFENE
- a CDS encoding quinone-dependent dihydroorotate dehydrogenase, which translates into the protein MVESHPLRKKTYGLLLKGMFRMSPEQIHGIVSTGMGAVQSASPLRGLLHKVLPVRDEILSQEVFGVRFERPLGLAAGFDKNGEAPNAWAAIGFGYAELGTVTASPQPGNPTPRLFRLPKDKAILNRMGFNNVGAAEVAGNLRRRAASDVVGINIGKTKVVAPEDAVADYQRSASLLGNLADYVVVNVSSPNTPGLRDLQAVSSLRPILQAVQEATSSPVLVKIAPDLSDEDVDAVADLALELGLAGIVATNTTISREGLETDAKEVEAMGAGGISGPPVAERALEVLRRLYARVGEDLVLIGVGGISTPQQAWERIAAGATLLQGYTGMIYGGPDWIRDIHLGIAEQLRAHGLDNIAQAVGSELPWIDQD